One part of the Clostridia bacterium genome encodes these proteins:
- the yunB gene encoding sporulation protein YunB, whose translation MGLRRRRWRSPGPRVVAVILLLLLFVAGLGFWALEASLRPTFLVVARNQAEWTATRVVQEAVLDQVRASGLRYEDLVQVEKDGQERIVYLAANVLALNRLAAAVTLAVQERLEALKSEYFSVPLGQVLGSDLLARFGPRVEWQLVPTGVVRVQIRDGFQEAGINQTRHYVNLHVESVVRIIVPLSQEEVTVATDVPLVDCVIVGQVPQTLMGLSLGGPGLGAVR comes from the coding sequence TTGGGCCTGCGCAGGAGACGGTGGCGGTCGCCGGGTCCTCGCGTGGTGGCCGTGATTCTATTATTGCTTCTCTTTGTAGCGGGGCTGGGTTTCTGGGCCCTGGAGGCCAGCCTACGGCCTACTTTTCTGGTGGTGGCCCGGAACCAGGCCGAATGGACCGCTACTCGGGTGGTTCAAGAGGCGGTACTGGATCAAGTCCGGGCTTCCGGATTGCGCTATGAAGATCTGGTTCAGGTGGAGAAAGACGGCCAGGAGAGGATAGTATACCTGGCTGCCAATGTCTTGGCCCTTAACCGTCTGGCCGCCGCGGTTACCTTGGCCGTGCAAGAAAGACTGGAAGCCCTGAAGAGCGAGTATTTCAGCGTTCCGCTGGGGCAGGTCCTGGGTAGCGATCTATTAGCGCGCTTTGGGCCCCGGGTGGAGTGGCAACTCGTTCCCACCGGGGTAGTTCGGGTGCAAATACGGGACGGCTTTCAGGAGGCGGGCATCAACCAGACCCGGCATTACGTCAACCTGCACGTGGAAAGCGTGGTAAGGATCATCGTACCCTTAAGTCAAGAAGAGGTTACGGTGGCCACCGACGTGCCCCTGGTGGACTGCGTGATAGTCGGCCAGGTCCCCCAAACCCTCATGGGTCTCTCGTTGGGAGGCCCGGGTTTGGGTGCCGTCCGGTAA
- a CDS encoding methyltransferase domain-containing protein, whose protein sequence is MLQYGDTVTLVSAKERMYLKKLAPGGQIHLHEGRINCDDLVGRPAGCRVLTSRGETVWVYRSTLSDFILKMPRRSNIVYPKDLAMIWVWADLYPGCRVLTAGTGSGALLLALARAVGESGQVYGYDLREDMLELSRLNLEAALGPRPNVILRPGDVCESIPERELDRVVLDVPEPWRALGPTAEALRPGGILLAYVPTIGQAEQFVRAVRERSDYALPEVMEVLFRTWHVGERSSRPNFRMVGHTGFLCRALRVVAWSEEEAEHTGSRADPLPSAPDE, encoded by the coding sequence TTGTTGCAGTACGGCGATACCGTAACCCTGGTGAGTGCCAAGGAGCGTATGTACCTTAAGAAGCTGGCCCCCGGCGGCCAGATCCACCTGCACGAAGGGCGGATTAACTGCGACGACCTGGTGGGGCGGCCGGCAGGCTGCCGGGTTCTGACCTCCAGGGGAGAAACGGTGTGGGTCTACCGGTCTACCCTTTCGGACTTTATCCTGAAAATGCCGCGTCGGAGCAACATCGTCTACCCCAAGGACCTGGCCATGATTTGGGTCTGGGCCGACCTTTATCCCGGCTGCCGGGTGCTGACCGCCGGCACGGGCTCGGGCGCCTTGCTTTTGGCCTTGGCCCGGGCCGTGGGGGAGAGCGGCCAAGTCTACGGCTACGACCTTCGGGAAGATATGCTGGAGCTCAGCCGACTGAACCTGGAGGCCGCGTTGGGCCCGCGGCCCAACGTCATTCTTCGCCCGGGAGACGTCTGCGAGAGCATCCCCGAGCGGGAGCTGGACCGGGTGGTGCTGGATGTGCCCGAGCCCTGGCGGGCCTTGGGGCCTACGGCCGAGGCTTTGCGGCCCGGAGGCATTCTTTTGGCCTACGTGCCCACCATCGGGCAGGCAGAGCAGTTCGTGCGCGCGGTCCGGGAAAGGTCGGACTACGCCCTGCCCGAAGTGATGGAGGTGCTCTTCCGGACCTGGCATGTGGGCGAGAGGAGCTCCCGCCCCAACTTCCGCATGGTGGGGCATACCGGTTTCCTGTGCCGCGCCCTCAGGGTCGTCGCCTGGTCTGAGGAAGAAGCGGAACATACCGGCAGCCGGGCCGATCCGTTGCCAAGTGCCCCCGACGAATAG